A portion of the Corynebacterium ammoniagenes DSM 20306 genome contains these proteins:
- the cycA gene encoding D-serine/D-alanine/glycine transporter, translating to MASHDPGHPQVKTAEPVTDSHVESDHLQRGLSNRHIQLIAIGGAIGTGLFMGSGKTISLAGPSVVLVYGIIGFMLFFVMRAMGELLLSNLNYKSLRDAVSDILGPTAGFVCGWTYWFCWIVTGMADVVAITGYAQYWWPDIALWIPGALTILLLLGLNLVAVRLFGELEFWFAIIKLVAITALILVGGVMILTHFQSPDGNVAAVSNLINHGGFFPNGIAGFLAGFQIAIFAFVGVELAGTAAAETKDPEKNLPRAINSIPVRIVVFYILALAVIMMVTPWDKVHNDSSPFVQMFALAGLPAAAGIINFVVLTSAASSANSGIFSTSRMLFGLAREGQAPKRWGVLSSHHVPARGLFFSVACLVPSLLILYAGSSVIEAFTLITTVSSVLFMVVWSLILAAYLVYRRKFPERHKASSFKVPGGRFMCWVVLAFFAFMVVVLTFENDTRSALMVTPIWFVILFAGWYLTGGAKGAEKRATQ from the coding sequence ATGGCATCGCATGATCCTGGCCATCCACAGGTTAAAACCGCTGAACCAGTAACTGACTCTCACGTGGAGTCAGACCATCTCCAGCGCGGACTTAGCAACCGACATATCCAGTTGATTGCCATTGGGGGTGCCATCGGCACTGGACTATTTATGGGATCTGGCAAGACGATTTCGTTGGCTGGGCCTTCCGTGGTTTTGGTTTACGGCATCATTGGCTTCATGCTCTTCTTCGTCATGCGTGCGATGGGTGAGCTGCTGCTATCGAACCTAAACTACAAGTCACTGCGTGACGCCGTGTCAGACATTTTAGGCCCCACCGCTGGTTTCGTCTGCGGCTGGACCTATTGGTTTTGCTGGATTGTCACGGGTATGGCCGATGTCGTGGCTATTACTGGCTATGCCCAGTACTGGTGGCCGGATATCGCGCTGTGGATACCCGGAGCGTTAACGATTCTTCTCCTACTCGGGTTAAACCTCGTTGCTGTTCGCCTTTTTGGTGAGCTGGAATTCTGGTTCGCCATCATCAAACTAGTGGCCATCACCGCGCTCATCCTCGTCGGCGGGGTGATGATTCTGACTCATTTCCAGTCACCAGACGGCAACGTTGCGGCGGTTTCGAATCTGATTAACCACGGGGGCTTCTTCCCGAACGGTATCGCTGGCTTCCTCGCCGGATTCCAGATTGCTATCTTCGCTTTTGTCGGCGTGGAACTTGCTGGTACCGCTGCTGCTGAAACGAAAGACCCAGAAAAGAATCTGCCGCGCGCAATCAACTCGATTCCTGTCCGTATCGTTGTGTTCTACATCCTGGCGCTCGCAGTTATCATGATGGTTACTCCGTGGGACAAAGTCCACAATGACTCCAGTCCGTTTGTTCAGATGTTTGCCCTGGCTGGATTGCCGGCCGCAGCAGGCATTATCAACTTCGTGGTGCTGACATCGGCTGCATCATCGGCCAACAGCGGCATTTTCTCAACGTCACGAATGCTTTTCGGCCTGGCACGCGAAGGCCAAGCGCCCAAGCGCTGGGGAGTATTGTCCAGCCACCACGTGCCCGCCCGAGGCCTTTTCTTCTCGGTAGCATGCTTGGTCCCAAGCTTATTGATCTTGTATGCAGGATCCAGCGTGATCGAAGCCTTCACTTTGATTACCACCGTCTCATCTGTTTTGTTCATGGTGGTGTGGAGCCTTATCCTCGCCGCCTACCTCGTCTACCGCCGTAAGTTCCCTGAGCGCCACAAAGCATCCAGCTTCAAGGTGCCGGGCGGTCGGTTTATGTGCTGGGTTGTTCTCGCCTTCTTCGCATTTATGGTTGTTGTCCTGACCTTTGAAAACGACACCCGCTCCGCTTTGATGGTCACCCCGATTTGGTTCGTGATTCTGTTCGCCGGCTGGTACCTCACCGGTGGTGCGAAAGGCGCTGAGAAGCGAGCTACGCAGTAG
- a CDS encoding ABC-F family ATP-binding cassette domain-containing protein, which yields MNTDARRFPAQELSARQLPARERAQIIASEVTVVRGTNTVLKEVDLVLNAESRVGIVGENGRGKSTLLHVLAGTLEPDSGTVSCIGTIGVAEQEMQSHGERTVGDAVAEAIAEPLAALAALDEAGQKLAEGSDDANDAYAESLEWVERLDAWGAERRVHIALEALNAVTDMSVRLAQLSVGQRYRIRLACLLGADDDFLLLDEPTNHLDRSGLEFLTAQISNRTGGVAVVSHDRALLTDFAQTIVDVDPTPDGRLRIYGNGYAGYREGRAAELVRWEQAYYKEQAERARLEASLDAAQNRLVDKWRPGKGTPKHARTTRAGGAVKAFHRRQEELESHAITIPEPPQEFKFPHLKTRKSATLMAVDDVTVTGRLTQPVSFELEQRGRLVITGPNGAGKSTLLEAISGHLTPSTGHVSVPQGTRIGYLRQESDLPAEQRVGEYFLRQVEHLVSTGAIKKSQALGLPELGLLRAPEMDKRIGELSMGQQRRLELALVLAELPHVLILDEPTNHLSIALVDELTEALEATEAAVVLSSHDRQLLRDTQQWPRIELI from the coding sequence ATGAATACCGACGCACGTCGTTTTCCGGCGCAGGAGCTTTCTGCTCGTCAACTTCCAGCTCGTGAACGCGCCCAAATCATTGCCTCTGAAGTAACCGTAGTTCGAGGCACCAATACCGTCTTGAAAGAAGTAGATCTGGTTCTTAACGCGGAGTCACGCGTGGGAATCGTGGGTGAAAATGGGCGTGGTAAATCCACGCTGTTGCATGTTCTCGCGGGGACTTTAGAACCTGACAGCGGCACGGTGTCGTGCATTGGCACCATTGGTGTGGCTGAGCAAGAAATGCAATCGCACGGTGAGCGCACCGTGGGCGATGCGGTGGCGGAAGCTATTGCAGAACCACTTGCTGCGCTGGCTGCTCTTGATGAGGCCGGTCAGAAACTTGCCGAGGGAAGTGATGACGCCAACGATGCCTATGCCGAATCCTTGGAATGGGTCGAGCGCCTGGATGCGTGGGGCGCGGAGCGCCGCGTGCATATCGCACTGGAGGCTCTCAATGCAGTTACGGACATGTCCGTCCGTTTGGCGCAGTTGTCCGTGGGCCAGCGCTACCGCATCCGCCTGGCCTGTTTGCTCGGCGCAGATGATGATTTCTTGTTGCTGGATGAGCCCACGAACCATCTCGACCGCAGTGGGCTGGAGTTTCTCACCGCGCAGATCAGCAACCGCACAGGTGGCGTTGCCGTGGTCAGCCACGACAGGGCCCTGCTGACGGACTTTGCACAGACCATCGTTGATGTGGATCCCACACCCGATGGCCGCCTGCGGATCTATGGCAATGGCTACGCCGGATACCGTGAGGGCCGTGCAGCTGAACTAGTCCGCTGGGAACAGGCCTATTACAAAGAGCAGGCTGAGCGCGCCCGGCTTGAGGCGAGTTTAGATGCCGCACAGAATCGCCTGGTTGATAAGTGGCGCCCAGGCAAAGGCACCCCGAAACATGCGCGCACAACGCGCGCTGGTGGTGCGGTTAAAGCGTTTCATCGCCGCCAAGAAGAACTGGAGTCCCATGCCATTACGATTCCCGAGCCACCGCAGGAATTTAAGTTTCCTCATTTGAAGACCCGTAAGTCCGCCACACTGATGGCGGTGGATGATGTCACCGTTACCGGGCGTCTAACCCAACCCGTATCGTTCGAGCTGGAACAGCGCGGAAGGCTAGTCATCACTGGGCCTAACGGTGCAGGAAAATCCACGCTGCTGGAGGCTATCAGTGGCCATCTCACCCCAAGTACGGGTCACGTATCTGTGCCGCAGGGAACACGCATTGGTTATCTCCGCCAAGAATCTGATCTGCCCGCCGAACAGCGTGTGGGGGAGTATTTCCTCCGCCAAGTCGAACACTTGGTGTCAACCGGTGCTATTAAAAAATCGCAGGCACTCGGGCTTCCGGAACTTGGTTTGCTGCGTGCACCAGAGATGGATAAACGCATTGGTGAACTATCCATGGGACAACAACGCCGCCTAGAGCTAGCGCTTGTACTAGCGGAGCTTCCGCATGTGCTGATCCTGGATGAGCCCACCAACCATCTCTCCATCGCATTGGTTGATGAACTCACCGAGGCACTTGAAGCAACAGAGGCCGCCGTAGTGTTGTCGTCGCATGACCGGCAGCTTCTTCGAGATACGCAGCAGTGGCCCAGAATCGAACTTATCTAG
- a CDS encoding AraC family transcriptional regulator, whose product MLEWNQIIQEIEEDLDVDIEKLARRTLTTEYHLRKMFSTLAGITLTRYIRNRRLTLAAAELRAGMTVLDAAVKYGYGSSEAFSRSFAKFHGINPSMARTDSATLSSQPQLRFNISVKGASKMRFRIVEKKSFYLSGFSTTVNLVFEGDNQQISDFEKSLDPQRTGALLEYNDVEPTGQLGVSTELENQREEGSELEYWHAVATSEPADGYESTKVPAGTWVVFDSEGTFPDTIQQMWADAATEWFPANPYLWAPGPQLLHVEFEDGSTARAQLWIPVISQQNRQQSEKNG is encoded by the coding sequence TTGTTGGAATGGAATCAGATTATCCAAGAGATTGAAGAAGACTTGGATGTGGACATCGAAAAGCTGGCACGGCGCACACTAACCACGGAGTACCACCTGCGGAAGATGTTTAGCACCCTCGCGGGGATCACGCTGACCAGATACATCCGTAATCGGCGTTTAACATTGGCTGCCGCGGAACTGCGTGCCGGGATGACGGTGCTTGATGCGGCGGTGAAGTACGGATATGGATCCTCGGAAGCCTTTTCTCGGAGTTTCGCTAAGTTCCACGGCATCAACCCTTCTATGGCGCGAACTGATTCAGCCACGCTGAGTTCACAACCGCAGTTGAGATTCAATATTTCAGTGAAAGGAGCAAGTAAAATGCGTTTTCGCATTGTAGAAAAGAAGTCTTTCTACCTCAGTGGTTTCTCAACGACAGTAAACCTCGTGTTTGAAGGAGATAATCAGCAGATCAGTGACTTCGAAAAGTCACTTGATCCCCAAAGAACAGGAGCTTTGCTGGAATACAATGATGTAGAGCCTACAGGGCAGCTTGGTGTCAGTACCGAACTCGAAAACCAGCGTGAAGAAGGTTCGGAGTTGGAATATTGGCATGCAGTGGCAACGAGTGAGCCAGCGGACGGGTATGAGTCGACGAAGGTGCCAGCGGGCACGTGGGTCGTCTTTGATTCTGAAGGGACATTTCCTGACACAATCCAGCAGATGTGGGCAGATGCAGCCACCGAATGGTTTCCCGCAAATCCCTACTTGTGGGCACCAGGACCACAATTGCTACACGTTGAGTTTGAGGATGGTTCCACTGCACGTGCTCAACTGTGGATTCCTGTGATCTCCCAACAAAACCGTCAACAGTCAGAAAAGAACGGATGA
- the panC gene encoding pantoate--beta-alanine ligase gives MKLIKTTAELIDALVAVRGTIALVPTMGALHDGHLSLISAAHADSDSDNDVVIASIFVNPLQFAQLGNCDDYRNYPRDVDADAQLLESAGVDFVFAPEVAEMYPLRTPEVWVSTGEMGSQLEGASRPGHFDGVATVVTKLFNLIRPHRAYFGQKDAQQLAIIRRMVHDLNLRVDIRAVPISRGADGLAESSRNQHLSASDRRKALALPTTLTALRDRRIDLDQARDQLRNCPGVDMDYLEVVSPDTLQPITWPPTAPALALGAITVGGTRLIDNMDI, from the coding sequence ATGAAGCTGATTAAAACCACAGCAGAGCTTATCGATGCCCTCGTAGCCGTCCGCGGCACCATCGCCCTAGTGCCCACTATGGGCGCGCTTCACGATGGGCACTTAAGCCTCATCTCCGCCGCACACGCCGACAGCGACTCTGACAACGACGTGGTCATCGCCAGCATTTTTGTCAACCCACTGCAGTTCGCGCAGCTCGGCAACTGCGATGATTACCGCAACTACCCCAGGGATGTCGACGCGGATGCACAGCTTTTGGAATCCGCCGGGGTAGATTTTGTCTTCGCCCCTGAGGTGGCGGAAATGTATCCGCTCCGCACACCGGAAGTATGGGTAAGTACCGGCGAGATGGGTTCGCAGCTTGAAGGCGCCAGCCGGCCTGGGCATTTCGACGGTGTTGCCACCGTGGTCACGAAACTGTTTAATCTCATCCGCCCGCACCGCGCCTACTTTGGGCAAAAAGATGCCCAGCAGCTAGCAATCATCAGGCGGATGGTCCACGATTTGAACCTACGCGTTGATATCCGCGCCGTTCCCATTAGCCGTGGCGCGGATGGTCTAGCGGAATCAAGCCGCAACCAGCACCTGAGCGCCAGCGATCGTCGCAAAGCGCTCGCGCTGCCGACAACGCTAACCGCACTGCGCGATCGCCGCATCGATCTTGATCAAGCCCGCGACCAACTCCGCAACTGTCCCGGCGTGGACATGGACTACCTCGAGGTCGTCTCTCCCGATACCTTGCAGCCCATTACCTGGCCACCAACTGCACCCGCTTTAGCCCTGGGAGCTATCACCGTTGGTGGGACCAGGCTGATCGACAATATGGATATCTAG
- the panB gene encoding 3-methyl-2-oxobutanoate hydroxymethyltransferase, with translation MSGIEAKRVRTRHFFEAKAAGSPISALTSYDALSARIFDEAGIDMLLVGDSAANVVLGRDTTLSITVEEMIVFAKAVALAARRALVVVDLPFGSYETSPEQAVATAVKIMKETGAHAVKVEGGEERTDTIAAIVAAGVPVCGHIGFTPQSEHALGGPVIQGRGSGAEKLARDARAVEAAGAFAVVLEMVPAQIAAEVTREISIATIGIGAGPDTDGQILVWQDAFGLNRGKTARFVRHYASLGDSLFDAARAYADDVSTRNFPAVEESYE, from the coding sequence ATGTCAGGAATTGAAGCCAAACGGGTACGCACCCGTCACTTTTTCGAGGCCAAAGCCGCTGGTTCTCCCATCTCGGCGTTGACTAGCTACGACGCGCTATCAGCACGCATATTTGATGAGGCAGGCATCGATATGCTGCTCGTCGGCGATTCCGCGGCCAACGTCGTGCTTGGCCGGGACACCACGCTATCGATCACCGTCGAGGAAATGATCGTCTTTGCCAAGGCCGTTGCACTCGCGGCACGCCGCGCGTTGGTGGTCGTGGATCTTCCGTTTGGCAGCTACGAAACTTCCCCTGAGCAAGCAGTTGCCACGGCGGTAAAAATTATGAAAGAAACCGGCGCACACGCAGTCAAGGTAGAAGGCGGGGAAGAACGCACAGACACCATTGCAGCCATCGTCGCCGCAGGTGTTCCAGTGTGCGGGCATATCGGTTTTACCCCGCAGTCTGAGCACGCGCTGGGCGGCCCAGTTATTCAGGGCCGGGGTTCTGGCGCGGAGAAACTCGCTCGCGATGCCCGCGCCGTAGAAGCTGCCGGTGCATTCGCCGTCGTATTAGAAATGGTACCGGCTCAGATCGCGGCCGAGGTTACCCGCGAGATTTCCATCGCCACAATCGGCATTGGCGCCGGCCCAGACACCGATGGCCAAATCTTGGTCTGGCAGGATGCTTTCGGTCTCAACCGGGGCAAGACCGCGCGCTTTGTGCGCCACTACGCGAGCCTGGGTGATTCACTTTTCGATGCCGCCCGCGCCTACGCCGACGATGTCTCCACCCGCAATTTTCCAGCGGTGGAGGAATCCTACGAATGA
- a CDS encoding ABC transporter permease — protein sequence MSALAGHTLAGTGPLLRASLKYEKKSFAPWIVIATALSVSSVVVYPWVYPEQADRVEFAAVVGSNPALSLIFGPAFDLSTSDGFNAWRALALGGFLTALGAIFIVVKATRGQEDSGQAELLASGVMGRGTRLFTGMCLALICSVLVGAISGIATALCGGEWENSLLLCATFTATGWMFTGIAAIAAQLGGDAHSANTLALSVLGVLFVLRGFTYSIEAPQWTVWVNPLGWMTETRPATGNHWWPLLLAVAFTTVALVSAFILDARRDFGQGATPPRPGPARGKVHSPLRLALRINTGSMIAWACAFGVLGVVFGYFATSVEEILRNDSAVSQILAAGATTPDALISEFIVTILSMVGIIASVSGVQMMIKIRHEELEDRLEPLLATAISRTRYLGSNVVIVLLAPAAYVLIAGTVIAVFVDKADIGMSLAEVLLQAVTVIPAVWTVVALAVAVVGARPMVLLAAWAGVLISFALTILGPPFNLWDWILAISPYWHIPNVVNSGDSWAGLLWISVITVAFLALGFAGFRRRDLAQH from the coding sequence ATGAGTGCATTAGCTGGGCATACGCTCGCGGGCACAGGGCCTTTATTGCGGGCGTCGTTGAAGTACGAAAAGAAGTCTTTTGCCCCGTGGATTGTCATCGCCACAGCACTATCGGTCTCGTCCGTGGTGGTCTATCCCTGGGTGTATCCGGAGCAAGCGGACCGCGTGGAATTTGCTGCGGTGGTGGGATCCAACCCAGCGTTGAGCTTGATTTTTGGTCCCGCTTTCGATCTTTCCACCAGCGATGGTTTTAACGCCTGGCGAGCGTTGGCTCTCGGCGGGTTCCTCACTGCCTTGGGCGCAATTTTCATCGTGGTCAAAGCAACTCGTGGGCAAGAAGATTCCGGGCAAGCGGAGCTATTGGCATCCGGGGTCATGGGTCGTGGCACGCGGTTGTTTACGGGCATGTGTTTAGCTTTGATCTGCTCGGTTTTAGTCGGAGCCATCTCTGGAATAGCCACGGCGTTGTGCGGCGGAGAATGGGAAAACTCCCTGCTGTTGTGCGCCACCTTTACTGCCACGGGATGGATGTTTACCGGAATCGCAGCGATCGCAGCGCAATTGGGAGGCGATGCCCACAGCGCTAATACCTTGGCGTTGTCCGTACTCGGCGTGTTATTTGTATTGCGCGGGTTTACTTATTCTATTGAAGCTCCGCAGTGGACGGTGTGGGTAAATCCTTTGGGGTGGATGACTGAAACCCGCCCTGCAACAGGAAATCACTGGTGGCCTCTTCTTTTAGCCGTGGCTTTTACCACAGTTGCACTGGTTAGTGCCTTTATTCTTGATGCCCGGAGAGATTTTGGTCAAGGTGCTACGCCCCCACGCCCTGGGCCAGCTCGCGGTAAGGTGCATTCTCCATTGCGCTTGGCATTAAGAATCAACACCGGATCAATGATCGCGTGGGCCTGTGCCTTTGGCGTACTGGGTGTGGTCTTTGGCTACTTTGCTACTTCGGTCGAAGAGATCCTGCGCAATGACAGTGCGGTCTCACAGATTCTCGCTGCGGGTGCGACGACACCGGATGCGCTGATCTCGGAATTTATAGTAACCATTTTGAGCATGGTGGGCATCATTGCCTCTGTCTCTGGTGTGCAAATGATGATTAAGATCCGCCATGAAGAATTAGAAGACCGTCTGGAACCGCTGCTTGCCACGGCCATAAGCCGCACCCGCTACCTGGGCAGCAATGTAGTTATCGTGCTGCTCGCACCGGCAGCCTATGTACTAATAGCTGGCACAGTCATTGCTGTATTCGTTGATAAGGCGGATATTGGTATGTCCTTGGCCGAGGTATTACTCCAGGCTGTGACCGTTATCCCTGCGGTATGGACGGTTGTAGCTTTGGCCGTTGCCGTGGTCGGCGCGCGACCCATGGTCTTATTAGCAGCGTGGGCTGGGGTGTTGATCTCGTTTGCGCTGACCATCCTTGGCCCGCCATTTAATTTGTGGGACTGGATTCTTGCCATTAGCCCGTACTGGCATATCCCGAATGTGGTCAATAGCGGTGATTCGTGGGCAGGGCTTCTGTGGATAAGCGTTATTACCGTGGCATTTTTAGCCCTGGGGTTTGCCGGTTTCCGCCGCCGTGATCTGGCTCAGCACTAG
- a CDS encoding ABC transporter ATP-binding protein — MANNAVIDVRGLTKTFGQFRALDQVDLTVEQGHVHGFLGPNGAGKSTTIRVLLGLLKADGGSATVLGQDPWRDVVELHRKLAYVPGDVSLWPGMTGGEAIDLLGSLRGGLEEKKRAELVERFELDPTKRGRQYSKGNRQKVAIIAALSSNVELLILDEPTNGLDPPMEKVFQEVIGEAKERGTSVLLSSHILAEVETLADRLSIIRDGTIVETGSLAELQSHARTSIQATLERVPQKSELSLFSDIHLDDKTLNASVDSDRIGEAMTQLVPFGLDSLTVEPPTLESLFLRLYDKDEQS; from the coding sequence ATGGCAAATAATGCGGTCATCGATGTACGCGGGTTGACCAAGACCTTTGGTCAATTCCGTGCTTTAGATCAGGTGGATCTGACTGTGGAGCAAGGCCATGTGCATGGCTTTCTCGGTCCCAATGGGGCCGGCAAATCCACCACGATTCGAGTGCTTCTGGGGTTGTTGAAAGCTGACGGTGGATCAGCGACGGTGCTGGGGCAAGATCCGTGGCGGGATGTGGTGGAACTGCATCGAAAGCTGGCGTATGTGCCCGGTGATGTCTCCTTGTGGCCCGGGATGACCGGTGGTGAGGCTATTGACCTGCTGGGGTCTCTTCGCGGTGGGTTGGAGGAGAAGAAGCGAGCAGAACTCGTTGAGCGTTTTGAGCTGGACCCCACCAAACGCGGCAGGCAGTACTCCAAAGGAAACCGGCAAAAGGTAGCCATCATCGCCGCATTGTCCTCCAACGTGGAGTTATTGATCTTGGACGAGCCCACCAACGGGCTCGACCCTCCGATGGAGAAGGTCTTTCAAGAAGTCATCGGAGAGGCCAAAGAGCGTGGTACTTCGGTGCTCTTGTCCAGCCATATTCTGGCCGAGGTGGAAACACTCGCGGATCGTTTATCCATCATCCGCGATGGCACGATTGTAGAAACTGGCTCCCTGGCTGAACTGCAAAGTCACGCGCGTACCTCGATCCAAGCCACGTTGGAGCGGGTGCCACAGAAATCGGAGCTGTCGCTATTTTCCGACATCCACCTGGATGATAAAACCCTCAACGCCTCCGTAGACTCTGATCGCATTGGTGAGGCCATGACGCAGCTGGTGCCATTTGGGCTCGATTCTTTAACTGTAGAACCGCCCACCTTGGAGTCATTATTTCTGCGCTTGTATGACAAGGACGAGCAATCATGA